A stretch of the Microcebus murinus isolate Inina chromosome 6, M.murinus_Inina_mat1.0, whole genome shotgun sequence genome encodes the following:
- the LOC105854856 gene encoding small ribosomal subunit protein uS13-like → MSLAIPEKFQHILRELNTNIHGRRKIAFAITAIKGVGGRHARVALRKADTDLTKRAGELTEDEVERVITVMQNPRQYKIPDWFLNRQKDVKDGKYSQGLANGLDNKLREDLERLKKIRAHRGPGHFWSLRVRGQHTKTTGC, encoded by the coding sequence ATGTCTCTAGCGATCCCTGAGAAGTTCCAGCACATTTTACGAGAACTCAACACCAACATCCATGGGCGGCGCAAAATAGCTTTTGCCATCACTGCCATTAAGGGTGTGGGTGGAAGACATGCTCGTGTGGCGTTGAGGAAAGCAGATACTGACCTCACCAAGAGGGCAGGAGAACTCACTGAGGATGAGGTGGAACGTGTGATCACCGTTATGCAGAATCCACGGCAGTACAAGATCCCAGACTGGTTTTTGAACAGGCAGAAGGATGTAAAGGATGGAAAATACAGCCAGGGCCTGGCCAATGGTTTGGACAACAAGCTCCGTGAAGACCTGGAGCGGCTGAAGAAGATTCGGGCCCATAGAGGGCCGGGCCACTTTTGGAGCCTTCGTGTCCGAGGGCAGCACACCAAGACCACTGGCTGCTGA